The genomic region TGAAAGGTATGCTTTGGCTCTGCGCCAGAGGCGAAAGAGCTTCCATCGCCAAAATCCCAGCGGAATTGGATGCTGCTTTTCGTTGGAGCGTTGGGTACGCTTGAGAGGTCTTCGGTGAAGGCGATGCTTTGGGCGCGGTAATAAGCCCCAGGAAAGAAGCCAACCGGCTGGTTCGGGTCGGAGCCTGGGGTGATTGGTGTCGGGATGGCTGGATCAGTATTGGCGATCATCGTAGGCGTGTTTGCCAGGCCGCAGGCGCGCGCGAGCGGCGTATTTCCGAGAAGCATCGGCGCGCCCAATGCCAGCGTCAGGGCCAGGATGCTGGAAATGCTCAGAATGAGAGCTATGGAGAGGAGCGGCGCAAATAGCCGCCGCCATGCCGGATAGACCTGCTCAGGCATGAGCGCCACCTCCGTTGATATAAACAGTTTCTACGCCTGCCGCGCCCGTCAGCGCAGTAAGCCTGGAAACCGATTCGCCGAAATACTCCTCTGTGTATAACGAAGGGCGCGGCTGTTGGCATCACACACAGGACTTCAGGGCTGCTCTCTCTGCCTGAAAACAAACAGGAGGGCGAGCGCGTGCGGGAAGAGGGCCGCACGCGCTCGCCCTCCTGTTTGTCAGGCGCGCTGTGGCTTGCGGATGGTATTACTCAATGTTGTAAGCCGCTGACTACCCGCGCGTATTTGTCTGCCAGGGCTTGAGCGGAATCGCGCGAGCGCGACTCGGCCAGAACGTGGAAGAGAGGCCGATCAGCGTCGGGCAAGACCAGTACCCATTCTTCGCCCAGGTCGATCTTGATGCCATCAATGGGCTTCTGGCGGCGCTCTCGATATTGTTCGCTCAGGATACGCATCACCCGGCCCTTGTATTCCCAGGGGCAGGCGACTTTGGTGCGAATCAGATAATAGGGCGGCAGGTCATCTACGACCTCGGAGAGCTTGACATCATAGGTTGCCAGCAGTTCCAGTATTTTGGCGACAGCCAGCATGCCGTCAAAAGCCGGTTGCAGAGCCGGAATGACAAAGCCGCCATCACCGTCGCCAACCAGCACCACGTTATCCCGCGCTGCGGCGCTCATCAGGGCGTGCGACATGACTTTAGTAGGCAATAGCTGCCCGCCGTTGCGCTGGGCCACCTGCTCGATGGCGCTGGGCACTGTCACCGGGGCAGAGACGATGCCCCCCTGCTCTGATCGGGTCATCAGATCGGTAAAGGAGGCCAGCAGCCTGCCGCCGTCCAACACGCGCCCGCGATTATCAACGACATAGATGCGCTCGCCGCCGGTATCCAGTCGCACGCCCAGATCGGCATTGAGCGTGGAGGTGATCGAGGCCAGGACGGTCATATCGCGCTCAAACTCTTCGGCTGTGCGCGAGAACTTGGCCTCGTCGCGGCTGGAGTTGAGAGCGATCACGTCGCAGCCCAGCGTGTTGAAAATGGGTGGCAGCACCAGCACGCTGCTGCCATGCCCGTAATCAACGACAATACGATAGCCACGCTTTTGGGTGGTCTCGGCATTGACGACATTGAGGAAGCCGGTTGTGTAGCGTTTGATGACCTCTGGCGCGTATTGGATGATGCCAATATCATCCAGATAGACGCGGCGGAAATCCTCGCGGAAAAAGAGATTCTCGATCTTGCGCTCGGTGGGCTTGTTAATATCCAGCCCATGCTGGTCGAAGAATTTGATGTCCAGTACACGCGGGTCGTAAGGCGAGAGGCGAATATGCACACCGCCCGCCGCGTTGGTGGTGCGCACGTAATAGCGCGCGACTGGCACCGGCACTGATTCCAGGTCGTTTACGTGGCAGCCCGCTGAGGGTAAGCCAGAGATGACCGCACGCTTGATCATGCGCGGCGTGCGATGGGCGTCGCGGTTCACGCAGACCCAGGAACCCTTGGGCAAAATCGCGCCGTAGGCTGCGCCGAGCTTGGCGGCGAACTCCGGCGTAATGTCAACGTTCACCAGGCCGGTGACGCCATAGCGCCCGAAGAGGCCGCGCCGCCCCTGCGAACCCCAGATCACGCTCGACGTGACGACGGCCCCGGTTTCAATCTCTTTGTTCGGCCAGATTTTGACGCCTGGCTGAATGATCGAGCTTTCCTGAATGACCGAGTTATCCCCGACAACCGCCCCCTCAAACATCACTGCCTTGCTCTTGACGCTGGTGGATGAGCCAACGATGGCCCCGCGCAATTCAGCCCGCTCGCCAACATAGGAATTGTTCCAGACGATGCTGCGGTCCACCTGAGCGCGGTCATCTATGATGCTGTAATGCCCAATGCTGCTGGGGCCGTGAATGATGACGCCGCTTTTGATCTTGCAGTCGTGGCCCAGGAAAAGCGGGCCATAAAGCTGCGCATCCGGCGCAATTTCGACGCCTTCTTCGGCCCAGATACCGCCCCCCAGGTCTTTACCTGGAATCTGGACCTGCACCTGTCCCTGCAAGACATCGCCGTTGGCTTTCATGTACTCGCCCAGATTGCCAACATCGCACCAGTAGCCCTGTGCAATATAGCCATAGAGGGGATCGCCATTCTTCAGCATCAGAGGGAAAAGTTCCTGGCTGAAGTCGAAGGGCTTGCCTTTCTCGAAATACGAGAAAATCTTGGGGTCCAGCACATAGACGCCCGTATTGATGGTATCGCTGAAGACTTCGCCCCAGCTTGGCTTCTCCAGAAACTGCGTGATGTGTCCTTCATCATTGGTGATGATGACGCCATATTCAAGCGGATTGGAGACATGCGCCAGGGTCAGCGTTGCCAGCGCCTTCTTCTCAAGGTGGTAGTCAATAATATCAGTGAGGTTGAAGTCCGTCAGCGCATCGCCGCTGATGACGATGAACGGCTCGTCGAGCAGTTCTTCGGCATTTTTGACGCTGCCCGCTGTACCCAGAGGCACTTCTTCACGCGAGTAAGCGATATTCATGCCGAACTGAGAGCCGTCCCCAAAATAATCTTCAATATTGTTCGCCAGATATTGGACCGTGACGACCACATCCGTAATGCCGTGTGCTTTCAGCAGATGGAGAATATGCTCCATTACTGGCCTGCCCACAATCGGCACCATTGGCTTGGGCCTTGCCACGGTTAACGGGCGCAGGCGAGATCCCTCGCCGCCGGCCATCACGACCGCTTTCATCGCGCTTCCTCCTTTGGACATAGTGAACCTATGGACATGGTAAACTTACGAGCGTCAGCAGGGCAGAAAAGTGTAAGCGCGGCACACTCTGCAATGCCGCGCTATGCCAGGTTATGAATAGTATTGTACACTGCCTCTCCTGACGACGCAAGAAGGGAGAAGCCAGGGGTGTTCAGGCGAGGTGCACGAGGTGCGCTCCGCCCTCTACTGCTCGCGCCACTGGTCTGAGCAGCCCACGCGCCAGAGTGACAATCAAAGCAGCCAGCAGCCCGACAATGGCGCCGCCGATAATGTCCAGTGGGTAATGCACCCCGACATAAACCCGCGCGTATCCGATAGCGATTGCCATCGCTAGCCCAACCGCCGCCAGCAGACCCGTTTTCCAGCGCAGCCCGGAAACCACTGGCCCGCCGACGCCCTGTGGGCGGTTCATGGACTGTGGCAGAACTGGCGGCGCGGCTCTACGAAAGGTCATGAAGAAACGGATGAGCAAGATGCCCGCGATGGCAAAACTCGCGGCGGTGTGGTCGCTGGGGAACGAGGCGTCTGCCGAGTGTGTAATCAAGGGCGTGAAGTGAAAGGAGATAAAAGGGCGCGGCTCAGGCAGCAGCGCGCCCAGGGCTATATTCAACAAGAGCGCCAGCACGAAGGCTGCTATCGTCCAGACGACGGCTTCACGACTTATGCTGCGCTCAGCCCTGGCGGCGGAACTTTTGCCGCCGGGAGTCCACCACAGGAAGATAATCAAGAGTCCAAACAGATAGATCACATCATTTGCCAGGATCGGCATGAGGGTGTCCAGCAGCGCGGTATGCCCGGCTGGAGCATGGATAGTTGTGAACAAAGCGCCGTTGAAGCTGAGCAGGTCTTGAATGAAGGTTTGCATGGATTGCGATTACCTCAATATTTAACAATTGGTTTACCTTATTTTAACATGGGAGGGAAGCAGGTGTCTCTGCTTCAGATGCCACTGCTGAACAAAGCCGGGGCAGCTTCTCAGGCGAGAAACTGCCCCGATTGTTTTAACGGTATGTTGCTGGTTGCCACTTGCAGCGCCACCTTCCGGGCGGCGCTAGAGCGAGTGTATAGCCGGAGTTGGTAAGACTCCCAATCCTGGTCCGGCGGGCAATACCAGCTTGCCCGTCTCGACCTGTACACCCTGATAGGGGTCGTTATCAACCAGGAGATGCCCGTCTAGATCGGCGTAGTCAACGAGCGGGCTGAGGTGCGCAGCAGCGGTAATAGCCAGCGAACTCTCGATCATGCAGCCCAGCATAATCTGCAAATGGTGGGCGCGAGCGGCATGAATCATCTTGAGCGCCTGCCTGATGCCGCCGCATTTCATCAGCTTGATGTTAATCCCATCAACGCAGCCCACCACGCGCGGAATATCTTCGAGCGTCACGCAGCTTTCATCGGCAAAGATAGGCAGAGGACTGTGTTCGCGCAGCAGGCGCAGCCCCTCCAGATCGCTTGGCGGCAACGGCTGTTCAACGAACTCAATCTGATACGGCTCCAACGCCTCGATCAGTTTAATGGCTTCTTTCAACGTCCAGCCTGTGTTGGCATCAACGCGAATAGTGGCGTTTGAGACATCCCGAATGGCTTTGATGCAATCTAAGTCCTGGCGCGAACCCAGCTTGACCTTGAGGATCGGGAAATCTTTGGCCTGCTCGGCTTTACGAGCCATCTCTGCGGGTGTATCCAGCCCAATCGTAAAAGAGGTGCAGGGTGTCTTCGCCGGATTCACGCCGAGCAGCTTATAGACCGGCACGCCCAGCAGCTTGCCGACCAGATCGTACAGCGCCATATCTACGGCGGCTCTGGCAGCGGCGTTGCGATGGATAACGTTCTCCAGCCCGGTGAGTATTTCTTCCAGCGCAAATGGATCATCCCCTAGATGCTCCGCATATGTAGCCAGACAGGCAAGAACGGTCTCTTGATTTTCGCCGTAGAAAGACGAAGGGGCGGCTTCGCCAAGCCCGACCTGGCCCGGACCATGGAGATGTACGACGACCTGCTGCGTGAAATGCTGCACGCCCCGCGAGATGCGAAACGGCTCGGTCAGCTTCAAGCTCATGAGGGCGGTTTCGAGTTTGAGCATGGTCTTTTCCCCCATCAGTTTTTTTGTCATGAGGTTTTTGCCTGGTTTTTTGCCCGCTCTAAAAGGGCGTCAATCAGTTTGCCCGCGCCGAAGCGTACACAGTCGGTTGCTGGCAGCCCGGTTTCTGCTTCGGCCCGGCGCATCTCGTCGAGCGCGCTGGCCTCATCGAGTTCATACGTATTCAGCGCGATGCCCACCACTGGCGCGGCTCGCAGCCAGCCGATAGCCTGTTCGTAGATTTCAATCACGCGCGGCAGTGGCGGAATGGGAACGCTGTAAGATTTGATATGCGTCCTGCCCGGCTCATAGCAGAGGATCATCATATCGGGCATCGCCCCATGCAGCAGCCCCAGCGTGACCGGCGAATAGGCCGGATGAATCAGAGAACCCTGGCCCTCGACGAAGACCCATTCGTATTCCTGGGTGAACTCCAGCGTCAGCGCCTCCACGCCGCCAGCAGTGAAGTCGCTGATCAAGCGATCCACCGGCACGCCCCGGCCAGAAATCATGATACCCGTCTGGCCGGTGGCGGCAAACCCCGACGAGAGGCCGCGCCGCTGCGCCTCGCGGTCCAGTTCCAACGCGGTGGTCATCTTGCCCACGTTGCAATCGCTTCCGGCCACATAGACGGTATGGCTCCCTGGGCGGTGTGGCGTGTACCTGGCGATCAGCATGGCGCGATCAGCCGGAGGGCGGCGCACATCCCAGATATGCGCGTGATGCCGCTCGGCTGCTTCGTGCAGTTCGGGGTCGTCATCCAGAAACTCGTGCAGGCCGCTGATGATGTGCAGGCCAGCGTTGAGCGCCTGCAACACCTGCCCCCGCCAGGGGTCCGGCAGCCGACCCCCAATGGGGGCGATACCGATCAAGAGGGTATCAGGCCGATACTTCAGGGCTTCGCCGACATCCCGCACGATGGGGATACCCGCCCCAACGCCGTTACCCAGCACCTGCGCGGTATCTTGCCCGGCTTTCGTGCTGTCCAGAACGGCAACGACCTGATCCTGCCCATAACGAATCATGCCTACCGCTGTTTTAGCGCCCTGCCAGTGAAAATGACCTTCGGCCAGGATTGCGATTCGGCGCATGGCCGCTTATTCCTCCTGTGTATCAAAGGACTGAAAGATGAGGAGCGAAGCGTTGCAGAGGAGCAGCATCTGCGTTCAATCGCTGCCCCCAACGCTGGCATTATAGCATGGTTTGCTGATCTGCTTGAGCATGGGGTAGTCTTCTCCCGGAAGGTGGTCTGGTCTTGAGGAGGAGTCTGCGTTTTTTTGCCGTCTGCTACCTGGATAAGCCGTCTAAGCTGCTGAGCTGTTTTCTGTAAAGGAGATGCAATGCGATGCGCCAGCCTTACCAGCCCTTTGATATAGCCAGCTATGTTGAGCGTAGTCGCAATGGACCCTGTTTTATTTGCGAAATGCTCGCGGGGAACCCGCAGTATCGCCACCACATCATTTACGAGGATGCCGCTGCTGTAGCCTTTCTTAACAAGTACCCTATGTTGTATGGCTACACGCTGGTGGCCCCGAAAGCGCATCGAGAGCAGGTGACAGGCGATTTCCCTTTGGATGAGTACCTTGGCCTCCAGCGAGTCATCTACCACGCTGCCGAAGCGATCAGGCAGGTTGTCCCAACCGAGCGGATGTACGTGCTTTCGTTGGGGAGCCAGCAAGGCAATCGGCACGTTCACTGGCATATCGCCCCGCTGCCTCCTGGTGTCCCGTATGAGGAGCAGCAATTGGAGGCGCTCACGCTTTCGAGAGGAATACTTGAACTGCCTGATGAAGAGATGGCAGCCCTGGCAGAGCGCATTCGTCAGGCGCTGGCGATGAAAGGCGATCAGCAGCAGTTCATAGTCTATCATTATCTATCGCCCCGTGATCTTTGGTACTAGTAAACATGGGATACTGACAAGCGAGGCGTGCTACCTGTAGCGCCGCCTTCCAGGCGGCTCAACGCTGGCCTGCCGGTACGTTGGCATGAAGGGCAAGCGGTGGCTCTGGCGCAGCGGTGGCCGCCAAGATGGCGGCGCTACAAGTGGTGACTCCGATAGGTGGTGGAACCGTTATTTTTCGCTGCGTTGACGCGCCGCGTTTGTGCAGACTACAATCAAAGATGCCCAATGAAGAAATACGAGGAATCCCTCAGCATGGTCAAGAGTTTGGGAGGCTTTGATGAGCACCGGCAGGCAGATTCGCCTTACGTCGCTCGCTAGCTGCGCTGGTTGAGCGTCTAAGATGGGGCCTTCGGCCCTGGCGCACGTGCTGCGTCCACTCACCCAGGCGGTGGAACATAACCACCCCGATCTGCTCGTCGGCCTTGCCAGCATTGACGATGCGGCGGTTTATCGCTTGAACGATGAGCAGGCGGTGGTGAGTACGGCTGACTTTTTCCCACCCGTCGTAGATGATCCCTATGCGTTTGGCGCGATTGCCGCAGCCAACGCGATGAGCGATGTCTATGCGATGGGTGGTGAGGTGCTGTTTGCCCTCAATCTGGTGGCTTTTCCCGATACACTTGAGCCGGAGATTCTCAGCGAGATATTGCGCGGTGGGAGTGATAAAGTGGCCGAGGCGGGGGGCGTCATCGCTGGCGGGCATACGGTCACGGATAAAGAGCCGAAATATGGTCTGGCGGTGACTGGCGTAGTGCATCCGCAGCATATTCTTACGAAGGGTCACGCCAGGATTGGTGATGTCTTGATCTTGACGAAGCCGCTGGGAACCGGCGTCATTACGACGGCTCACAAGCGCGATCAGGTTGATGACGCCGACCTTCAGGCGGCCATTGCCAGCATGACCAGACTGAACCGCGACGCCTCGCGCCTGCTGCGTGTGTCTGAAGTCCATGCCTGCACCGATATTTCCGGCTTTGGGCTGCTGGGCCACGCCTGGGAAATGTCGCTGCAAAGCGAGGGTGGCATGCGCTTTGAGTGGGCGGGCCTGCCCTGGCTGCCGGGGGCCAGGCGCTGCGCCGAAGCCGGCTGTGTGCCTGGCGGCACTGGCCGCAACGAAGAGTTTCTGAACGAGCATATCCGTCTGGCCGATGATCTGGGGGAGCCTGAGCGCAGCCTGCTCTTCGACCCGCAGACCTCCGGCGGCTTGCTCGCTGCCATCGAGTCAGCCGCCTGGCCGACGCTGCGCGAACGCTTTGAGGAAGCTGGCCTGCCCTGCTGGCTGATTGGCGAGGTGACGGCTGGCGCGGGTATCGAGGTGGTCTGAGGGCTGGAGGCGCTTGCCAATCTGAGAGACATCAACCTGGGAGAGAGGAACGCTCTGCATGTCTGCCGACCAGCAGCGCAAAGCTGCTGATACACCTGAAGCATCAGAGGCTGGCCCCGCAGTTGAGGCCACTGTGGATAGTGCCTCTGTCCCTGGGCATGCCGATTGGCATCCGCTTGAGCAGAGCCTTGGTTGGCGCTTTCAGCAGCGACAGCTTTTGCTGGAGGCGCTCACGCACCGCTCCTATGTGTTTGAGACGCCCAACCAGAGCCTTGCCCCCAACGAGCGCCTGGAGTTTCTGGGTGATGCCATCCTGGGCTTTCTCAGCGCGGAGTATCTTTTCCGCGCTCATCCGACCCTCAGCGAAGGCGAACTCACCGATGCCCGCGCCGCTCTGGTGAAAGCGCCCACGCTGGCTGATTTCGCCCGCCGCGTGCGCCTGGGCGACCATCTGCGCATGGGCAGGGGCGAGCAGCGCAGCGGAGGCCGCCGCCGCGATCCGCTGCTGGCCGCCGCATTTGAGGCGCTGCTGGGCGCGCTCTATCTGGATGGCGGCCTGGAAGCCGTCCGTCAGTTTTTGCTGCCCCTGCTGGAGCAAGAAGCGGAGCGCGTGATTGCTGCCGGACGCTTGAAAGATGATAAGTCGCTGCTGCAAGAACTGGCGCAGGAGCATCTTGGGATTACTCCCAGCTATCGCATTGTGGCTGAGGAGGGACCGGCGCATCACCGCCAATATACGGTTGAAGCACTGCTTGGCAATGAGGTTGCTGGTCGAGGGCAGGGCCGCAACAAACAAAGCGCCGAACAGGAAGCCGCCCGGCTCGCGTTGCAGGCCAGCGGCTGGCTGTAGCCAGAGATAGTGATCTGCCCTCTCAAATCTCCTCTCTTCGGCCATTTTTTGGCACGCTGTTTGCTCTATGGGGAAGGATGCCTGAACAGTGGGGGTGTTCAGGCTTGTCCCTGTGCGCCTGAATGGGGAGCAATGGTAGAATTGTAGACAGCGCCTTTTCTCGGATGGGCTGGCGCGGGCTGCTCTTATTTGCTATACTCGAAGTTGGGCGATCTCTCATTCTGGAAACGGGGACAATCTCTCATGATGCTTCTGTGAGTATCTGCAACCGCGATTCGGAAGACGGCAATCAGATGGGAGAAGAATCCGATGTATCTAGAACAGAGTCAGACTCCTTCGCAACAGCCGACGCTCAATATCTCTGCCAAACTGATCGCCTCCATCAAAATCTTGCAGCTTTCTGCTGAGGAATTGGAGCAGTCAATTGCGCAAGAGATGCTGGAAGACCCGGCGTTTGAGATGGAAGAATTAAGCCAGTGCCAGCGTTGTGGAGCGCAGATGAAAGACGGCATCTGCCCTACCTGCGGCGGCACGGTGAGTACCCTCCAGGCTGATGGGGCGCTCGAATGGGATGACTACGCTGATCCTGGGCTGGTGGGGGGTGACGAAGATGAGTTTGATCCGCTGGCTCGTGTAGAAGATACGGCCTCGCTTGCAGAAGTGCTGCTCTGGCAGATGCAAGCCATTGTTGAACCAGGCGATCTCCCCATCGCTGAATACCTGATTGGCAGCTTAGATAGTCATGGGTATATCCGAGCGTCCGTTGAGGAGGTTGCGCGTATCCTGCGGGTGGAGGTTGAGCGCGTACAACGTGTGCTGAGCCTGCTCCAGATGCAGGAGCCGATTGGGATCGGCGCGCGTGATGTACGTGAATGCCTCTTGATTCAGTTGTGCTGGTTCCGCGAGCAGGGCAAGCCGCATCCGCTGGCGGAACAACTGGTGACTCATTATCTTCCACGACTCGCCGACCGTCATTTTATGGAGATCGCCCGCGAAGCCCATGTGCCCAGTTCGCATATCCGCACGGCGTGGCAATTTATCCGCACCAATCTCAACCCCTATCCGGCGCACGCCTTCGATCCCTCGGCTGCTAATTTCTCTGGAGGCCGTGTGCGCACAACGCTGGTGCGTCCAGATGTGGTCATTCGTCGCACCGAGACCGGCTTTGAGGCTGAGGTGGTGGAAAATAAAAAATATTTGTTCCGCGTGAACCCGACGTATCGGCATCTGATCACGACACTGGACCCATCGCAAAGCAGCGAAGAGGACCGCCAACACATCCGCCAGTACACCTCGCGCGCGCAGTTCTTTATCGAATGTATTCATCAGCGTTGGGAGACGCTGAAAAAGATCTCCGATGCGCTCGTGGAATATCAGCGCGAGTTTCTGGAAAAAGGCGTTCGCTCTCTGCGCCCCCTGACTCGCGGGGAACTGGCGGAGCATGTTGAACTGCACGAATCAACCATCAGCCGCGCCACAGCCAATAAGTTTGTCTTGCTGCCTGAAGGGCGCACCATCCCCTTCGACGATTTCTTTGATGCCTCGTTGCGCGCGAAAGATACGCTGCGCGAACTGATTGACTCTGAAGACCCCAAACACCCGCTGAGCGATGAGGAACTGGCGGCTCTGCTTGAGGAGCGAGGCATGTTCGTTGCCCGTCGTACCGTCGCCAAATACCGCGAATCAATGCGCATTCCGCCCTCGCGGATGCGTATGTAGCTTTGCAGTAAGCAGCCACTTGCAGCGCCGCCGTCCCTTCCCAAAGGGACGGCGGCGCTGCAAGTCTAAGTTGCAGGCATGCGCCAGGATAGGCTATTACAGCATGAAGCGA from Ktedonobacterales bacterium harbors:
- the rnc gene encoding ribonuclease III; the encoded protein is MSADQQRKAADTPEASEAGPAVEATVDSASVPGHADWHPLEQSLGWRFQQRQLLLEALTHRSYVFETPNQSLAPNERLEFLGDAILGFLSAEYLFRAHPTLSEGELTDARAALVKAPTLADFARRVRLGDHLRMGRGEQRSGGRRRDPLLAAAFEALLGALYLDGGLEAVRQFLLPLLEQEAERVIAAGRLKDDKSLLQELAQEHLGITPSYRIVAEEGPAHHRQYTVEALLGNEVAGRGQGRNKQSAEQEAARLALQASGWL
- the selD gene encoding selenide, water dikinase SelD gives rise to the protein MSTGRQIRLTSLASCAGUASKMGPSALAHVLRPLTQAVEHNHPDLLVGLASIDDAAVYRLNDEQAVVSTADFFPPVVDDPYAFGAIAAANAMSDVYAMGGEVLFALNLVAFPDTLEPEILSEILRGGSDKVAEAGGVIAGGHTVTDKEPKYGLAVTGVVHPQHILTKGHARIGDVLILTKPLGTGVITTAHKRDQVDDADLQAAIASMTRLNRDASRLLRVSEVHACTDISGFGLLGHAWEMSLQSEGGMRFEWAGLPWLPGARRCAEAGCVPGGTGRNEEFLNEHIRLADDLGEPERSLLFDPQTSGGLLAAIESAAWPTLRERFEEAGLPCWLIGEVTAGAGIEVV
- a CDS encoding DUF1611 domain-containing protein produces the protein MRRIAILAEGHFHWQGAKTAVGMIRYGQDQVVAVLDSTKAGQDTAQVLGNGVGAGIPIVRDVGEALKYRPDTLLIGIAPIGGRLPDPWRGQVLQALNAGLHIISGLHEFLDDDPELHEAAERHHAHIWDVRRPPADRAMLIARYTPHRPGSHTVYVAGSDCNVGKMTTALELDREAQRRGLSSGFAATGQTGIMISGRGVPVDRLISDFTAGGVEALTLEFTQEYEWVFVEGQGSLIHPAYSPVTLGLLHGAMPDMMILCYEPGRTHIKSYSVPIPPLPRVIEIYEQAIGWLRAAPVVGIALNTYELDEASALDEMRRAEAETGLPATDCVRFGAGKLIDALLERAKNQAKTS
- a CDS encoding mannose-1-phosphate guanyltransferase — translated: MKAVVMAGGEGSRLRPLTVARPKPMVPIVGRPVMEHILHLLKAHGITDVVVTVQYLANNIEDYFGDGSQFGMNIAYSREEVPLGTAGSVKNAEELLDEPFIVISGDALTDFNLTDIIDYHLEKKALATLTLAHVSNPLEYGVIITNDEGHITQFLEKPSWGEVFSDTINTGVYVLDPKIFSYFEKGKPFDFSQELFPLMLKNGDPLYGYIAQGYWCDVGNLGEYMKANGDVLQGQVQVQIPGKDLGGGIWAEEGVEIAPDAQLYGPLFLGHDCKIKSGVIIHGPSSIGHYSIIDDRAQVDRSIVWNNSYVGERAELRGAIVGSSTSVKSKAVMFEGAVVGDNSVIQESSIIQPGVKIWPNKEIETGAVVTSSVIWGSQGRRGLFGRYGVTGLVNVDITPEFAAKLGAAYGAILPKGSWVCVNRDAHRTPRMIKRAVISGLPSAGCHVNDLESVPVPVARYYVRTTNAAGGVHIRLSPYDPRVLDIKFFDQHGLDINKPTERKIENLFFREDFRRVYLDDIGIIQYAPEVIKRYTTGFLNVVNAETTQKRGYRIVVDYGHGSSVLVLPPIFNTLGCDVIALNSSRDEAKFSRTAEEFERDMTVLASITSTLNADLGVRLDTGGERIYVVDNRGRVLDGGRLLASFTDLMTRSEQGGIVSAPVTVPSAIEQVAQRNGGQLLPTKVMSHALMSAAARDNVVLVGDGDGGFVIPALQPAFDGMLAVAKILELLATYDVKLSEVVDDLPPYYLIRTKVACPWEYKGRVMRILSEQYRERRQKPIDGIKIDLGEEWVLVLPDADRPLFHVLAESRSRDSAQALADKYARVVSGLQH
- a CDS encoding HIT family protein; amino-acid sequence: MRQPYQPFDIASYVERSRNGPCFICEMLAGNPQYRHHIIYEDAAAVAFLNKYPMLYGYTLVAPKAHREQVTGDFPLDEYLGLQRVIYHAAEAIRQVVPTERMYVLSLGSQQGNRHVHWHIAPLPPGVPYEEQQLEALTLSRGILELPDEEMAALAERIRQALAMKGDQQQFIVYHYLSPRDLWY
- a CDS encoding phosphatase PAP2 family protein; its protein translation is MQTFIQDLLSFNGALFTTIHAPAGHTALLDTLMPILANDVIYLFGLLIIFLWWTPGGKSSAARAERSISREAVVWTIAAFVLALLLNIALGALLPEPRPFISFHFTPLITHSADASFPSDHTAASFAIAGILLIRFFMTFRRAAPPVLPQSMNRPQGVGGPVVSGLRWKTGLLAAVGLAMAIAIGYARVYVGVHYPLDIIGGAIVGLLAALIVTLARGLLRPVARAVEGGAHLVHLA
- the rpoN gene encoding RNA polymerase factor sigma-54, encoding MYLEQSQTPSQQPTLNISAKLIASIKILQLSAEELEQSIAQEMLEDPAFEMEELSQCQRCGAQMKDGICPTCGGTVSTLQADGALEWDDYADPGLVGGDEDEFDPLARVEDTASLAEVLLWQMQAIVEPGDLPIAEYLIGSLDSHGYIRASVEEVARILRVEVERVQRVLSLLQMQEPIGIGARDVRECLLIQLCWFREQGKPHPLAEQLVTHYLPRLADRHFMEIAREAHVPSSHIRTAWQFIRTNLNPYPAHAFDPSAANFSGGRVRTTLVRPDVVIRRTETGFEAEVVENKKYLFRVNPTYRHLITTLDPSQSSEEDRQHIRQYTSRAQFFIECIHQRWETLKKISDALVEYQREFLEKGVRSLRPLTRGELAEHVELHESTISRATANKFVLLPEGRTIPFDDFFDASLRAKDTLRELIDSEDPKHPLSDEELAALLEERGMFVARRTVAKYRESMRIPPSRMRM
- a CDS encoding dipeptide epimerase, giving the protein MTKKLMGEKTMLKLETALMSLKLTEPFRISRGVQHFTQQVVVHLHGPGQVGLGEAAPSSFYGENQETVLACLATYAEHLGDDPFALEEILTGLENVIHRNAAARAAVDMALYDLVGKLLGVPVYKLLGVNPAKTPCTSFTIGLDTPAEMARKAEQAKDFPILKVKLGSRQDLDCIKAIRDVSNATIRVDANTGWTLKEAIKLIEALEPYQIEFVEQPLPPSDLEGLRLLREHSPLPIFADESCVTLEDIPRVVGCVDGINIKLMKCGGIRQALKMIHAARAHHLQIMLGCMIESSLAITAAAHLSPLVDYADLDGHLLVDNDPYQGVQVETGKLVLPAGPGLGVLPTPAIHSL